Within Paralichthys olivaceus isolate ysfri-2021 chromosome 19, ASM2471397v2, whole genome shotgun sequence, the genomic segment TTTGGTTGTAGTAGTCCCGTGACACCGACCTGCTCCCCAGGACGTCCTGAAGGGCCCCGAAGATCGCACCTGTTGAGCAGAGAACGATAAGAGACGGATTTACAAATGATTCAAAAGACGTCACAAACAATATTTTCACAAAATCTTCTgaaattatgtttgtgtgttcaagctgaagcaaatattttctctgactgaaagtcttcactttattaggtagtaataaatcaatacaataaaaaatagaaGGTTACACAAGAGAGTGCATACCACCGCCAAGGAGAGTCCCCTTATAAAGCCAAGGAAAATTAAATTGCTcataatcataaatatcagtcccctaatcATGCCAAGTCTTTCAAATCAAGAACCAacaattattctctgagaaatcaatgaaagacgccatctcacaatgttaaagaaaataaattcctggatctgttcCCTGAtgctgatctgcaccaaagtttaatggcttcttccctgacccataacacattcttccaccaagtcaCGTAGTAacctcttaaaggttcagtgtgtcagatttagatgaaagggatttttgggagaaattgaatataaaataatcctcggGATATTTTCACTGGTgcgtttcatctaaactgtatgaacTGTTTTCTTTCCCATAGAATTctttccctttatatttaaaaattataattacatgggggggggggggggggtcctctctgtggaggctgccatatttttttacagtcgtcaaaactggacaaactaaaaccttttaagttttcatgacaactgaagttcaccacaggttctctttcatgtttggaaggggagggtgagaaaAGGAATATCCACATGCAACTTCTAGATGTcagtaaattctacacactgaacctttaaggagtgtgatcctgctaactaacagagagacaaacaaacgcagatgaaaacataacctctttggcaggGGCAGAAATAAAATCTCATATCTGACCTCCGAGCCAGGCGGTGCAGTTGGGCTTAGCAGGCGGGGCGTGTATTCGGAAGCTCTTGCTGGCCAGCACGTTGCAGTACTTGGGTTTTTCCACCAGAAGGCGTATTTCTGCCAGCAGACGGTGCAGGAAGCCCGGCAGCATGGCCGTGCCTCCGATCACCACCAGGTTCTCAGAGAGCACTTTACGGGTGTCGATGGGGcactaaagaaaacacacacacacatttaccgAATAAAATCCCCTGCAAGAATCACTTTGTATTTTAAGGGGGAATTGCAATGAAGAATCTGTCTTCTCCATCTAGATCCCTTTTGTGTAGGTGAAAAGAGAAGatggattatttattttattcattcattttacaccTTAATACATATCAGTAAAGAAAACCGTTTAGACAATCACCAACCACTTTACTCTGCCATATCAGTGGTGTAGGAGAAAAACACTTTCTGGTTATCAGGACAGGTGCAGACTAAAACGTAATGTGATGGATGAGAGTTGCTGTGGATAACGTTACTGCAGTGCTGCCCTCTGTGTGTAGAGCTCGACTGAAACCTCAGGGGAGCTGCGGTGCCGTGTTTCTGTACATCCCGAGCAGAGTAGTGCACATACTGCTGTTTCAGACTGTGAGATGTCGGCTGCGGCTGTACGGTAAGAGATTAATTAGGCTGCTGTCCTGGTCTGACTTTATCCCCacacgaagaaaaaaaaaaaaaggctcccGGATTCAAGGGATGGCCACAGCCGGGTGTCGCCATAGCAACGGCACTAAGTCAAATTGTATGCTCAACTCCACTGGTTTATAATATTAAGAGAAAGACTGTAATCAACTAAAATTGTGTTTGTCGAATCAGATTTGGCTGTTCCATACGAAAACTACTGTAAACTGTGGAGTCACGGATGATAAAAATCTCAAACTTTCAGGGTAAAGCTCTgatagagagaaaaacagggtCCCTGCTTTTCTCCTGACAGAGACACTGTGGGCCATTTCTTACACCATGCGCAAAATAGTTGCAGACCAGtggagttgtttttttcccacatgGTGCAAACATTGTTTGAATAGCGAGTGCATTAGCGCCCATCTGTGTGACCAAGGGCCTGCTGGTCTTACAGTGAGCTGTGGTCAGATCCAACAAAACCCTGTTCTGAAATCAATGGTGCagtatttcactgttattttaaaaCTGCAGATACTAAAGGGAATGAGAGATGGCCCTATGATTGGTGCACATTATGCCAAAAGAGACTCATTGCAACAGTTCTGAATCATGTCCCTGTTCTCTGTTAAACTAGTGAACATGAATTTAGACACGTCCTAATTGCATTTGTACCATGTGGTAAAGAactagtttgttttgtttaaaggGAGATATTAAGATATTCATTTAAACTGATATCATGTAAAAAGGGAATTTAAATAATGCAAAACCTAAATGAAATAAGGCAGCAACCACAGCAAAATGGATGGTGAAACAGGCCATGTTAGAACATACAATATTGCAACAACATGCAGGCACCAAGACAGGTGAAGCGTCTTATTCAAAAGGTGTTAAGGTTTGTTTAAGTAAGAAAGTAGGATTCCTATGTGGACAGATTTATTATCAAGTCTAATTGAAGCTGGAACTGTAAAATTTAAATTGTTCTTAAGGTTAAAGTAGTTGAGAGGACAAGGACAAATACAACATCCTACTCTCCTGCATATCAATTACATACAGAATTAATCATTTTCTATACCTTGACCAGAGCATCAAGTATCAATGAGGCCACACTCTTCTCCTCGTTGTCCTGTTCAAACAAGATCTCCATCACAGAGTCCCTAAAAAGAGAAGAGTTCACGAGACACAAGGAGATGTTCAGCAAAGACTCACATAAAATCATTTAACTGAAGGGACATAAAcctaaaatgaaattaaaacaaatccaaacataGCCCACactaaaatatattaataagatGAAATGTAAATTTGTTGAGGtttaactttttagtttttagtttagtACAACATTTTTACAAGAACTGCTAGAGCAGATTTAAAGCACATATACTGATAAAGTACCTGATTGATCCTTTAATGTGCAGGATCTTCTCCCCATCCAGAGGATAATCAacatctggaggaggagctggacgcTACAAACACATTCAACAGAAAGAATATTTTTTAGAAAATTATACAAATGAGTTTCTGAATACAAACATACTTTTACAGGTTGAAGCTAACTGAGGGATCctgttaaaaacatgtcatTCACCTCTGCTGTTCCATCCAGGTTAAATTTGGCTTGTTGGATATTGAGTCCTCTCTGCAAGTCACTGACGAAACATGTTCTCACTACagggaacaaaacaaaaccagtgaGTAACGATGGGAAGCTAATTATGATTTAACACCTAATGACTATAAGCCATGTTAATgactgaaaatatattaaaaggtTGTAATGATACAAACTGGACATTATTCCTCAATCAAAGCTTAAATTACATCATGTGGGAAGTTGGCAGCAGAATCCACGTAAATTATGTATTTGATTCGCACAATGAAACACACCGAAATTAAAGaaatcaaaaaatgtaattgaaataaaaacaatccgCTGGTCATTCTTCAAAAAACAGCGAAAAGAATTCAACCACAATTGTCTCTAGGGAATTTTCTTGCAGACAGACACTAAATGAGACTAAACATGAATCTATTCTTGTGAAACCATAAAGGGCTGGAGCCTGCCCCAGTTTCCTGAAAACAAATTAGTCTGTCTGCTTTTATTGAAGAGAACCAACATGAGTGATCTATGTGGTCAGTTTATTTCTTGACCTCATTTATAATAATCTAGCGGATGAATGGTGAAGCAGAAcagtcagatttttttggttgtcTTTATAAAAATGCGGATATTGTTGGCAATAAAAAAGAAGCGCGATCCCTCACAGGAGTAAAATGAGAGGTGCCCCTCCTACAGACAAAAAATCTGTCAGACCAACCTTTGATATCCTCCACAGTCTCCTCCTGGATGGTCCCTGgggaaaataaagtaaaagagaCTGTATCAGCGTTTGGAGAAGGTAAAGCAAATAACCAATATCGAGTCAGATTGTTTGGTGTAAAACAAATCCAGGTCATAGAAACTATGATTCTCCTGGGGGGAAACCAACACTGTTGCGAAACAAGCTTTTTggggttattttatttttattgtcatttggACAACTTCAAAATCCTGCACGGTTTGATTTTGTGCAACATATTTCCAGATTTACGTTAATAACAGAGATCTCAGTCCATCTGAACTTATTTCAAAAAACGCAGTTCTTTCAACAGCGTCCAGTCCAGTGAGTCAACCTGCTGTTGGTTTTCATTACTGATGTATGTGTGAGTAGGTTCTCTCACTGGGCCACAGCTGTGGATCTCACAGCTCAACCCTATGATTCAGTATCAACACAAAATGTGGAGAGAAAACTCTAAAGGAAGTAGCTGCAAGTATATAAACGTATATATAAGTCACATATCGTGAAAGGGATTTATTCCaatgtcacacagacacaagttcCTCTTATTAATAGTCAATAATGAATAATGGGTCAAAGCCATTATATTGTCTTGTCGTTCTGAGTAGTAAAACAAATGAGCAGAAGACAGCGACAGATGGTGTGTGGTGTTTTTCTCTATTTACCGATGATGGCTGGTACACTCTGCCCAGTGGTGGTGTCTGTGTCCACCGTGCACAGCTCCACGAGAAGGCCGTCTAATTCTCTACAATACAGACAACTGTGGTTATGACAGAAAAGAAGCACAAAAAGCTACATAACATTTTCAATCGTCACACATGAGAGCgactgtttgtctttttagccaagtgtgtaaaaagaaaaacagcgaCATGCAAagtctgtttttcctcttcaatCACTTCCAGCTACTTACTTATGAATGGCTTTCCCTCCCAAAGGCAGAGCCTCCCAGGCTGGCAGAATGGGAGTGCACTCATACACCTGATCTCACAGTTAAGGTAAGACCCCAAAGTAAAGATTACAAAATGATatattacatgttgttatgtgtgtaaaaaatctgaattagtaaaaataaaaaagtaaaatatatgaatacatCAGCACTCTACCAATAGTCAGTTAcaaacagctgagagagagagagagagagatatttatCATAACATATCAGAAAAATATTAATCTGATATCATTTGTATCATGTACCTACTGGTAAGTGTTATATTCTGTGTGGGGTATTTCTTTAAGTCAGTAATTCAGTGATTACAAGATAACAGGAAAAGGATACAGGCAGCaccagtgtctctgtgtggccACAGTCCATCACCAGGCCAGAGTTGATACCCAAAGTCATGATGGCCATAAGGTGACTCGGGGCAAACAGCACAGAGGGCACCTGGAAAACACCATCAAACACAGAGCTAAACCATATTCACTACATACTGCAGTTCCCTATTATCATTAGGAACTTActcagtgtgtaggattcagGAGGATCTATCAACAGGAATTGAGGACAAtgtttataattatattttcatttgtgtataATCACCagaaacattgtgttttcattacctGAGTGATGGCAGGTCCTCTTTTAAAGTCTGCCATGAAACACCCcttttctacagtagcccaggTAAGACAAACCAAATATTGACTCTATAGAGAActgttaatatttttacattaccTCAAGGCCACCCTTGAGGTAATGTAAAAATCTCTCCTACACACTTTTAAAGGGAAGGTGAGGGGTTTCCAGATGGTTGCAATATACAACTTCACCATTAGATGCCATTAAATCtatcacactgaaccttcaaatTGAAGGAGTGTTGTAAAAACATTTGCGtgatttgtctgtttctgtcctTTACAACTTTTAAACTCTGAAATGTAATGctcatgatttaaaaacagttttatccACTGCACTACAAGTGGATTCTCAATATAtcttaacattaaaaaatattgggggttatttttccatttacagTAAGAGTTTATTGAAAgatcttaaaagaaaaaaatacccTGGATGAAAATAAGTTTGGCACATAAATAATACAGAATATATGCCATATTAACACCTCGTCCAAACAAGATCTGTATATTTCATGTGTTTGCTTGTTCtacctcaaactgtttgaagaAAACCTTGGTGAGAGTCTCTCTGAAGTGAGAAGGGCAGAGGATGGACTCGATGATGACGACTCTTCTGTCGCGAGGGTTCACCAGCAGGTGTCTAATTGAGACGGACAAGATGGCAAACATTGATTTTAATGAAAGTTGCATGTTCTGCATAATGTCACAAATGTTCGACCTTATTAGGTCCAAACCTACAATAATGTACTAATTCATTATTGTATTAAAACACAGTATATGACTACAcagcatgttttatttgtttagttgcTGTGCATATATTAATAACTTTCTTACAATAGTTAGCAAATGCAGGAGTCTCACCTGAAATACAGTATGTGGATAAACTCTTTGAGTATGACATAAAGCTcttctgtgttgatgttgtaCTGAACCACCTTGACAgcctgaaagagagaaaaccacACAACATATTAACATATCTGGCAGTTTCCTTCTAAATGATCACACTCAGTAAAGCACAgctgtgtctcacctgttgCTGTCCTGGTTTCCGGATCTCGCTCGGAATTATGAACCTGGGCCCCGTTTCCCCTGCAAAGCCACatctgcaaagaaaaacagctgttAAATGAGCTGCTGACATGCAGAGGATACACTTTTATATcactttatattattatttagattTATGAACTTTCCCTTAAATATACTATTTAGATTAAAGCTCCAACACATACTACAATATAAACATTTTGCTACTGAACAGCTCACAAACCAAACAATTATAAATATGATGGACACCAACATTGCATTACTTTACTTAGAGGAATGGAATGATTTTCATTGGAGTAATAAAGGCGAAAAATTCCGTCAGTAcagttatataaataaatataaataaaaacagagagcaGCTCAGTGTCAAATGTGGGAAAGCAACTGCAGACAAAgacttttattattacattatttataGAGAACTTTCCTCTTGATCTCCATGTGATCTGCCTCAGGCCACTTCCTCATCCATAGTCAAAACCACTTTGACAAAACttgtattcaaacattttaatatggcACTGAAACTATATTAACCAaggggagataaaaaaaaaatctttatagCAGTTATGGTAAATGTCATGTGCTCAGTGCAAATACCCCAAAGGAGTGCAGATCTGTGAGGTACGATGACTAGTGAAGTCACTTACAGTCTCAGGCAATGATCAGATTAACAGGTGCTCAGATTAGACCATCTACTGCAGGTCACTTCACCACAAGTCAATTTCTTCTCACGGTGGACGAATTGCAGTAATGTGGTCTCAAAGCTGAACCCCATTCAGAGCTGACCCACAGTTTGTCCAGTTACAtggaatgtttttcattttaccaACAATATAAAACGCCTCTCATTACCTGTGACCTGATAAACATCAGCTGTAACAGAACCTATTGCCTGAGAATTGGTCGAATACGAACATGCAGGATGTTCAGAAACATTAGCAGCTCGTGATGCTCCTAACGTTGGGTacagttgtttttatgttctaGATTTTCTCTTAGCCCTACTTTGACAGCAGCTAACACTAGCTACAACCTGACATGTCCCAGTTAGCACTGGCTGTGTGGCTCACTAGCTAACCCCGCTAAAGCATTTACTGCAATTATAAACTATTAAGCATCGTGTGTTAATGAGCTTTATCGTATGTATTAGAGGTTACATGCCAAGACACGGGTGGTTGAGAAATGAAACACAGAGCTAGGTTAGCAATTTGTGCTAACCGCTAACAAGGCGTGCTAACGGCTGACACTCACTTTGTGTATGCTGCTCCTAAATCAATGACGATAGCAGTCTTCTCTCCTCCGCTGCCCAGCCCATCAAATAATGGCATTTTATTATTAGGTATAAAAATAACGTGAGCTGCAAATCAACGCCGACAGCCGCAAATCTGCATCCCAACAAAAATCTGTTGTCTTCCTGTTGGGTTGGGTTGGGTCTTCAGAAACGCAATGACGTCATGGATGAGCGCCTGATCAAAATACAAATCCCAACAGCAAAAATATAAAACGTCTGATTTGATAAAAactaattatttaaataatctTACCACCCCAAAAAAACTATACAATATTTCTGACAGTCAATGATATATTGTCAATAAAATGACAACTAGTGGGTAACCCACTTATTTTATCAGGTACATTTCATATACATTAAGTGATTTTTTAGTTATAAACATATATTCTGTGACACTTACAAAtaatgagaaatgtgtttttacagtaaGTCTGATACATTAGTTTAGGATGTTTCTATTATTGTCTGTCATAAATATTGGGGacacatttagaaacattttatttccaccTAACACAGTGGTAATACCATGAATGCTGATGGTCTAACCTGGTGTAACCTCATTGTCCTGCCACATGGGGTCACTGGAACTTTTTCAGTCTACTCAAATCAAACCCCACTGCTGTTCAGCCATGCTGCCTGTGGAAGGCCCTTGTTGAATGTATTATACCTGTAAAGAGTTCAGTTTCTCTGATGCAAATACAAGCAACATCAACAAGCAACATCATCATATCATTGTCTGTACAATTACAGTACGTCAGACCATGACCATTCAATTCAACAATttttagtgggttttttttgggaGACAGTCTGAGAGTGGCATACACTTCAGATCATGTAGTAGTACATTTAAAACTAAAGACAAATACATATTATTAGTTGTGATTAATACTGATTGATTATTCATTTGTGCACTTTCAAGTTCACATGTTGACAGAAAGATCTCAGATACACTTACCTTGCACGTGCATGAATCACAATGTAAATATTACAAAAAGAATGTTTGCTTGTTTAGTTTCACAAATAGTAAACCATTATGCACCATGTATATTATGTAGACATGTAGCCACTTGAAATTGTAAACTTTTTCCAACAATTCATGCAGACATGCAAGTAAagataatattttataataattctAAGTCTAATGAAATATCAAAATTGTAACAAGTATGATTACAATTAAATCGATTTGGTATTatgttaatttgaaaaaaaggtTAACATAATATCTGCTTAAGTATCAGTCAAAGATATTTTCTAGGTGATTTATATATACTCATAAATTGCATGGTCTCCCTGCTCTTAAGTAACTTTCTGTTCAGTATGAGGAGCCTGAAGTGACCTTTTGGGGAACAacattaaagacaaaaataaagcagATGAAAATGAGCTGCTGTTTATTAAATCGATGCAGTGAAGGGCACTGCTGATAAACCAGTGGGTGAAGTCGTCAGTTTGAGTAAATCCTGCAGATTTGAGCCATTTGGAGGCAGCGCTGGAGAAGAAGCAGGCGGACACAAAATACCGGAGAGAAGAACCCGGAGACTTCCAGTCAGTGACGCTGAGCTGCACAACAACCagcctcatcctcctcctcatcctccagccTGCTCTCCTTATTCTCGTCCTCATCCTCCAGcctgttctcctctcctctcctctctcggTGCATGTGAGGCTGATGTGCGTCCTGCAGGCTCAGCGATCCGACACCAAGTCTGGAAGGTAAaggcatttattttttatttttagccatATGCGACTTCCATTGTTACCAAGTAAATCTTGCTCTCAGTGCATGGATATGATGGGATTTAGGCGGGTGCCATAAGGCTGTGATTGACTCATGTGTTTGCAGTCAGATCGGATCAACACTgcaatataaatgtgtttaccATCCATATGCTATTAGCGCTTATGTAATTGGTTATTAGATTGCATGTGCTTGATTGGGTGTACGAACTGTGATGGTTGCATGGTGGTTTCGGGGATGCGCATGGAGTGAAGTGTATGACATTGTTGGACTGTGCATCATCACGGCTGCAACATGACTTCTCAGACGCTCGTAGGACTCGGGgtgtcaccctgtcaacaccAGACGCGTTGTTCCTCCTCATTCTCACACAGCAGTGATCGATTATCAGGTGATTATCGGTGTTAGATCACGTGGAGAAACAAATGCGCCACACGGTGGAGTCAGTTTCCCCCCTAATCTGATTTAAGGTGCTATTTATAGTCAAGTATACATCCTGTATGCACATTGGTCTGTTGTGAGGGAGATGCAGATGTGTGCAATGTAAACACGTGTAACATCAATGGTTCCATCTGTGCAGCATCGCAGAGGATAGGCAGCCTGGTGCTATTCAAGTGTGATGATGTGCAGAGGATTGCTGTGTCAGATTCACACTCTTTTGtcactctccccctctctctctatgtgtgtgtgtgtgtgtgtgcatgtcttttCTCTTTAAGCAATTTTAACACAAGAGTCTGAGATTAAAAGGAATTTCATCCAAAATTCTGATTCCAGTCCTTtaatctgcagctgcacacatcTGTAATGTGCCATGTCACCTATCTTCCTCTCCGGGCACCCCCACCTCtgctttgtctccctctctctgtccatgtGTCTGACAAAGCGTAGAAGTTGCACACGGGGACTGCTCACACCTCAGTTCAACTTGTTAGCATTTGTCTTGATTTTTGCATCCACTCTCTGCAGGTGCTGAGACAAGACAGAAATGCTGATGTCTGGGATGCTCCATCGCCTCCTCCTGGCCGGGATTTGCCTCTGTGTCTATGGAACGCCGGTCCACCTCCCCAGCTTCATCCCCACACAGGACAGCCACTGTGATGGGGAGTGTAAGTCAACAAGAACAGTCAGATCAACACACAGCACGGGTGTGGATGTAAAGTCTAAACCCTTAGACAGAGAGTATGTTAATGGCCTGGTACTGAATGTaggtgcaggaggaggggcTGACCCGAATGGACAACCTCAGGGGATAGCACCGGTGAGGCAGACAGAAAACAGGGACAGTCTTGATGGAAAATCTGGGACGAGGAAGGCTGGTGGAGCGGCATGGAGCCAAAAGAGAAAGGTAAAGAAGGACGTGAGCTCATCTGAAATGGAAGACGGTGAGAGACAGGCAGCGTCAGTTCTGCCTGGGGAGTCAGAGAGCACCCAGgac encodes:
- the actr10 gene encoding actin-related protein 10, which gives rise to MPLFDGLGSGGEKTAIVIDLGAAYTKCGFAGETGPRFIIPSEIRKPGQQQAVKVVQYNINTEELYVILKEFIHILYFRHLLVNPRDRRVVIIESILCPSHFRETLTKVFFKQFEVPSVLFAPSHLMAIMTLGINSGLVMDCGHTETLVLPVYECTPILPAWEALPLGGKAIHKELDGLLVELCTVDTDTTTGQSVPAIIGTIQEETVEDIKVRTCFVSDLQRGLNIQQAKFNLDGTAERPAPPPDVDYPLDGEKILHIKGSIRDSVMEILFEQDNEEKSVASLILDALVKCPIDTRKVLSENLVVIGGTAMLPGFLHRLLAEIRLLVEKPKYCNVLASKSFRIHAPPAKPNCTAWLGGAIFGALQDVLGSRSVSRDYYNQTGRIPDWCCLSSPPPESLYEAGKTPPPLMKRAFSTEK